A single genomic interval of Polynucleobacter necessarius harbors:
- a CDS encoding O-succinylhomoserine sulfhydrylase, whose amino-acid sequence MKSKTTRKKPNFFKLALETLSVRAGTRRTAEYQEHSEAMFLTSSFCFHSAELAADGFAHTDQGFIYSRFTNPTVSMFQERLAALEGGAACIATASGMSAILTMAMAHLQAGDHVVCSRSVFGATIQLFTNILGRFGITTTYVDLADTKSWQAAVQPNTKLFYLETPSNPLTEITDIKAISKIAKKTKALFAVDNCFCTPALQKPLSLGADVVIHSATKYLDGQGRVVGGAIVGSNDFIMGKVFPYVRTAGPTLSAFNAWVFLKGLETLELRMKQQSQNAFALAQWLEKQPGVERVYHPGLKSHPQHDLAKRQQKEGGAILSFTLKGGKRAAFKLINQTKLCSITANLGDTRTTITHPATTTHCRVSPEVRKAAAISDGLVRIAVGLENINDLKNDLVGGLKK is encoded by the coding sequence ATGAAGAGCAAAACCACACGCAAAAAACCGAATTTTTTTAAGCTAGCGCTTGAGACCTTGTCGGTCCGCGCTGGTACACGTCGTACGGCCGAGTATCAAGAGCACTCAGAGGCGATGTTTCTTACTTCTAGTTTCTGTTTTCATAGTGCTGAGTTAGCGGCCGATGGTTTTGCACATACGGATCAAGGCTTTATCTATTCGCGCTTTACCAATCCTACAGTGAGTATGTTTCAAGAGCGCTTAGCCGCCTTGGAGGGTGGTGCGGCTTGCATTGCTACTGCTTCTGGCATGTCTGCCATTTTGACCATGGCGATGGCGCATTTGCAAGCGGGTGATCATGTCGTTTGTTCTCGCTCCGTATTTGGCGCAACGATTCAATTATTCACAAACATCTTGGGTCGCTTTGGTATTACAACGACTTATGTTGATTTGGCTGATACCAAGTCATGGCAGGCTGCTGTCCAGCCAAACACTAAACTCTTTTATTTAGAGACGCCATCCAATCCCTTGACTGAGATTACGGATATCAAAGCAATTTCTAAGATTGCCAAGAAGACCAAAGCATTATTTGCGGTGGATAACTGCTTCTGCACGCCAGCTTTGCAAAAACCCCTCTCTTTGGGTGCTGATGTGGTCATCCATTCAGCCACTAAATACTTGGATGGTCAGGGGCGCGTTGTTGGTGGTGCGATTGTAGGTAGCAATGATTTCATTATGGGCAAGGTATTTCCTTATGTGCGCACAGCCGGTCCAACCCTCTCCGCATTTAATGCCTGGGTATTCCTGAAGGGCTTAGAAACTTTAGAGCTTCGCATGAAGCAGCAAAGTCAAAATGCGTTCGCGCTGGCGCAATGGTTGGAGAAGCAGCCTGGCGTTGAGCGTGTTTACCATCCGGGTCTGAAGTCCCATCCACAACATGATTTGGCTAAGCGCCAACAAAAAGAGGGTGGCGCGATTTTGTCTTTCACCTTAAAGGGTGGAAAGAGGGCGGCATTCAAACTTATTAACCAAACCAAGCTTTGCTCGATCACCGCAAACTTGGGTGATACCCGCACGACGATTACGCATCCGGCTACAACGACGCATTGCAGAGTATCACCAGAGGTTCGAAAAGCCGCAGCCATCTCCGATGGCTTGGTGCGAATTGCTGTAGGGCTTGAAAACATCAACGATTTAAAGAATGATCTCGTTGGCGGACTCAAAAAATAA
- a CDS encoding class I SAM-dependent methyltransferase: protein MGFSDATQFWNERFDKEEFIFGKEPNEYLVEKTEQYLRPKDRVLCIADGEGRNGVWLAKQGMQVVGFDASDIALAKARQFAKDNQVEVEYSFSDTDSYAWPENTYDAVIGIFIQSADSAMRARIFQQAYKGDQAGRSLVFRAIRLSS, encoded by the coding sequence ATGGGATTCTCCGATGCCACTCAGTTCTGGAATGAACGTTTTGATAAAGAAGAGTTCATCTTCGGCAAAGAGCCAAATGAATATCTGGTTGAGAAAACAGAACAATACCTAAGGCCCAAAGATAGGGTGCTATGTATCGCTGATGGCGAGGGGCGCAATGGCGTCTGGCTTGCTAAGCAAGGTATGCAAGTAGTTGGCTTTGATGCATCGGATATCGCCCTGGCCAAGGCAAGGCAGTTTGCCAAAGATAATCAAGTAGAAGTCGAGTATTCATTTTCGGATACGGATAGCTATGCTTGGCCTGAAAATACTTACGATGCCGTGATTGGTATCTTCATACAGTCCGCTGATTCAGCAATGCGCGCCAGAATATTCCAACAGGCATATAAGGGCGATCAGGCCGGGCGGTCTCTTGTCTTCAGGGCTATACGCCTAAGCAGTTAG
- a CDS encoding high-potential iron-sulfur protein produces MKNSRRQFMVLSAAGACTLALNGKVQAQAMVSETDPQAAALGYKVNATTVDKAKYAKYAAGQECDNCALFQGKAGDATGGCSLFGTQKVAGKGWCSAYAKKA; encoded by the coding sequence ATGAAAAATAGTCGTCGCCAATTTATGGTTTTGTCTGCCGCTGGCGCTTGCACTCTTGCATTAAACGGTAAAGTTCAAGCCCAAGCAATGGTTTCTGAAACTGATCCACAAGCTGCCGCATTGGGGTACAAAGTCAATGCAACAACTGTTGATAAGGCTAAGTATGCAAAATATGCTGCCGGCCAGGAGTGCGATAACTGCGCACTGTTCCAAGGCAAAGCAGGCGATGCGACTGGGGGCTGTTCATTATTTGGAACGCAGAAGGTTGCAGGTAAAGGCTGGTGCTCTGCTTATGCCAAGAAAGCTTAG
- a CDS encoding rhodanese-like domain-containing protein, producing the protein MVDDRVKGTIPGSIGIPYTEVAMRMDELGCKKPAAGSTKWDCSKAKKVYAFCNRPVCPQSPMAMADMTRDGFHATKIYYYRGGMLDWDALGLTTIKGEF; encoded by the coding sequence GTGGTTGATGATCGCGTTAAAGGCACTATCCCTGGCTCTATTGGCATTCCATATACAGAAGTGGCAATGCGAATGGATGAATTAGGTTGCAAAAAGCCAGCCGCAGGATCAACTAAATGGGACTGCTCTAAGGCGAAGAAGGTTTATGCCTTCTGTAACAGACCAGTTTGCCCACAAAGTCCAATGGCGATGGCTGATATGACGCGCGATGGTTTTCACGCTACTAAGATTTATTACTATCGTGGCGGTATGCTTGACTGGGATGCGTTGGGTCTAACCACCATTAAAGGTGAGTTTTAA
- a CDS encoding DUF6969 family protein, with translation MLTQSNLWLAAQALANIQMRYAETGRTLNEAALYGAKEFIEWRHYPINDLVDEQSGYEFYYHAHSADEMPNGEHGHFHVIKRDARSFHHLIGISLDQKGLPVRLFTTNQWVTGEEMADSNIAIKFIKGFEWTTKGRMAPVSQWISALIQLFAAEIESLLLERDQKSARLVVERGDREMVLNSKKHHVLTECKLDLMGRLSDTLLVVNS, from the coding sequence ATGCTTACTCAATCTAATCTTTGGTTAGCCGCTCAAGCGCTAGCAAATATTCAGATGCGATATGCCGAAACCGGGCGCACCTTGAATGAAGCTGCTTTATATGGCGCCAAGGAATTCATTGAGTGGCGGCACTATCCAATTAATGATCTTGTAGATGAGCAGAGTGGTTATGAGTTCTACTACCATGCGCATTCTGCAGATGAAATGCCCAATGGTGAGCATGGTCATTTTCATGTGATTAAGCGTGATGCACGGAGCTTTCATCACCTTATTGGCATTTCCTTAGACCAGAAGGGTTTGCCAGTTCGCTTATTTACCACTAACCAGTGGGTCACCGGCGAAGAGATGGCGGATTCGAACATTGCAATCAAATTCATTAAAGGATTTGAGTGGACGACAAAAGGTCGCATGGCTCCAGTAAGTCAATGGATTAGCGCTTTGATTCAATTATTTGCTGCAGAGATTGAGAGTTTACTTTTAGAGCGAGATCAAAAGAGTGCGCGACTAGTGGTAGAGCGGGGCGATCGTGAGATGGTATTGAACTCAAAAAAGCATCATGTTTTAACGGAATGCAAGCTTGATTTGATGGGTCGTCTTTCAGACACTTTGTTAGTTGTAAATTCATAA
- a CDS encoding sulfurtransferase: MKKIQWLLAIALTGLVGLAQAITLPGAVVSADWLFNNLSDVQVIEVRTDLASYLRNPECDTDKKTGKQFLVEVGGHITNSTLLDFKKVRVERLVDGKKSKFLIPEKADFEKLVQSLGINSDKPIVLVPIGQDMSDIDEALRTYWSFKVYGEDPVAVLDGGIAGWLGDGREYVTTNAQKAIGNWSAKAYRQELIASSDDVAAASKAGKPQLLDARQPAQYLGLAKLPDVLTFGHIAGSKELAPELLAKPSNGELYFWQKNSYDALMSANGLSVKGPTIAYCNTGHLAAGGWFVMSELVGNKSTNLYDGSLYLWTLEGRPLVGVPLD; encoded by the coding sequence ATGAAAAAAATTCAATGGCTTTTAGCAATTGCCCTAACGGGCTTGGTGGGTCTAGCTCAGGCAATCACTTTGCCCGGTGCTGTGGTCAGCGCCGATTGGTTGTTCAATAATCTATCTGATGTTCAGGTAATTGAAGTCAGAACGGATTTAGCAAGCTACCTCAGAAACCCTGAATGTGATACTGACAAAAAGACTGGTAAGCAATTCCTGGTTGAGGTGGGTGGCCATATTACCAATTCCACCCTATTGGATTTTAAGAAGGTGCGCGTAGAGCGTCTGGTAGATGGGAAAAAGAGTAAGTTTCTGATTCCTGAAAAAGCAGATTTTGAGAAGTTGGTGCAATCTTTAGGTATCAACTCTGATAAGCCGATTGTGCTCGTACCTATTGGGCAGGATATGTCCGATATAGACGAGGCATTAAGAACTTATTGGTCATTTAAGGTGTATGGCGAAGATCCAGTAGCCGTATTGGATGGTGGAATTGCCGGTTGGCTGGGTGACGGGCGTGAATACGTAACCACCAATGCTCAAAAGGCAATTGGTAATTGGTCTGCAAAAGCGTATCGCCAAGAATTAATCGCAAGCTCGGATGATGTGGCTGCTGCGTCCAAAGCAGGTAAGCCGCAATTATTGGATGCGCGTCAGCCTGCCCAATATCTGGGTCTTGCAAAGCTACCAGATGTACTGACATTCGGTCATATTGCCGGTTCAAAAGAGTTGGCGCCTGAGTTATTGGCAAAGCCAAGCAATGGCGAATTGTATTTCTGGCAAAAGAATAGCTATGATGCGTTGATGTCAGCCAATGGTTTAAGTGTTAAAGGCCCAACAATTGCCTATTGCAACACTGGCCACTTAGCAGCCGGTGGTTGGTTTGTGATGTCAGAGCTAGTTGGTAATAAATCCACTAACTTATACGATGGCTCTTTGTATCTTTGGACACTTGAAGGTCGACCATTAGTCGGTGTTCCGTTGGATTAA
- a CDS encoding ArsR/SmtB family transcription factor, producing the protein MPVLKASINLKKMQSSADDACRLMKVLSNRDRMLLLCQISQGEMCVGELEECLDIYQPTLSQQLTVLRNEELVQTRRDGKQIYYSLSNRIALEVMNVLYQHYCSK; encoded by the coding sequence ATGCCAGTTCTTAAAGCCAGTATTAATTTAAAGAAGATGCAGTCATCAGCAGACGACGCTTGTCGTTTGATGAAGGTGCTCTCAAATAGAGATCGTATGTTGTTGCTATGCCAGATAAGTCAGGGGGAGATGTGCGTTGGTGAGCTCGAAGAATGTCTTGATATTTATCAGCCTACCTTATCCCAGCAACTCACTGTTCTTAGAAATGAAGAGTTGGTCCAAACAAGAAGGGATGGTAAGCAAATCTATTATTCACTATCCAATCGGATTGCTTTGGAGGTGATGAATGTGCTTTATCAACATTACTGCAGTAAATAA
- a CDS encoding OmpA family protein, whose translation MFKFIKIVPLALFVLLVSACSNVKLDDANGIATVNAGCSFTYDPISDPKSSVYGKRAIYFECDDLTVDPKYVSTISAHTAYLKAFQMQRASIIIQGNTDDRGTAEYNLALGQKRSEAVKKVFLAQGVSASQLEAVSFGKEKPANTAQTEAAVKENRRADFVYQ comes from the coding sequence ATGTTTAAATTTATAAAAATAGTGCCTTTGGCATTATTTGTCTTACTTGTTTCCGCCTGTAGCAACGTTAAGTTAGATGATGCCAATGGCATCGCTACCGTTAATGCCGGCTGCTCTTTTACTTACGATCCTATTAGCGATCCAAAGTCTAGTGTGTATGGTAAGCGTGCAATCTATTTTGAGTGTGATGACCTTACCGTAGATCCGAAATATGTTTCAACAATCTCAGCACATACCGCTTACTTAAAGGCATTTCAAATGCAAAGGGCATCGATCATTATTCAGGGCAATACAGATGATCGTGGAACTGCCGAATACAACTTAGCACTGGGCCAAAAGCGATCTGAAGCCGTCAAGAAGGTTTTCCTTGCTCAAGGCGTCAGTGCATCTCAGTTAGAGGCGGTGAGCTTTGGTAAAGAAAAGCCAGCTAACACAGCTCAGACAGAAGCGGCAGTTAAAGAAAATCGCCGCGCTGATTTTGTCTATCAATAA
- a CDS encoding ABC transporter ATP-binding protein encodes MAGQLHALVGPSGSGKTSTLRTIAGLSQAKTGKIECDGETWFEAHELAGVMQNLSPAQRSCGFLFQQYALFPHLSAIENVLIPLQNAAHKMAEPKAIAQDRLGRMGIAELAHRFPHQLSGGQQQRVALARALARQPKLLLLDAPFSAVDAPTRQGLYKTLADLRKDLNIPIVLVTHDLHEADLITDRITVIDNGISLQTAAPQVRLQRPRNSRVAELVGISHLVHGIFNAGNLSWDGCDNTFTVADKGKISPNAEVAWVIPQDGFSIQLQIKDSVHKIEWMASASEVKRLNIEICSQMYIELDGNQIHIMPLRPINDPRRFIDRYSIASQHLRKNHPKVACVSPPANNNHGIELKTDPQSNIHQQPLYWHLPLFTNI; translated from the coding sequence GTGGCCGGTCAATTACATGCGCTTGTAGGACCATCTGGTAGCGGCAAAACCAGCACCCTAAGAACGATTGCCGGCCTCAGCCAAGCGAAGACTGGAAAAATTGAATGTGATGGTGAAACCTGGTTTGAGGCTCATGAACTTGCAGGAGTAATGCAGAACCTGTCTCCCGCACAACGTTCTTGCGGATTTTTATTTCAGCAATACGCGCTCTTCCCACATTTATCGGCAATTGAGAATGTCCTCATCCCTTTACAGAATGCTGCACATAAGATGGCTGAACCTAAAGCCATTGCTCAGGACCGGCTTGGTCGCATGGGGATTGCTGAACTTGCCCATCGTTTTCCACACCAACTCTCGGGCGGACAACAGCAACGCGTAGCACTTGCTCGCGCATTGGCGCGACAGCCAAAGCTCTTATTGTTAGATGCGCCATTTTCCGCTGTCGATGCGCCAACGCGACAAGGTCTATATAAAACTCTTGCAGATTTGCGTAAGGATTTAAACATTCCGATTGTGTTGGTAACGCATGATTTGCATGAAGCCGACTTGATTACCGACCGCATCACCGTGATTGATAACGGTATCAGCTTACAAACAGCTGCGCCCCAAGTGCGATTGCAAAGACCCAGAAATTCACGTGTAGCCGAGTTGGTTGGCATCAGTCATTTAGTTCATGGCATATTTAATGCAGGCAATCTCAGTTGGGATGGCTGCGATAACACATTCACCGTAGCCGATAAAGGCAAAATTTCTCCAAATGCGGAAGTAGCATGGGTGATTCCACAAGATGGTTTCAGTATCCAACTACAAATTAAAGATAGCGTACATAAAATTGAATGGATGGCCTCTGCATCTGAAGTGAAAAGACTGAATATAGAGATTTGCAGCCAAATGTATATTGAATTGGATGGCAATCAAATTCACATCATGCCATTACGGCCAATCAATGACCCAAGGCGATTTATTGATCGCTACTCTATAGCAAGTCAGCACTTAAGAAAAAACCACCCGAAGGTGGCTTGCGTGTCTCCCCCAGCCAACAACAATCACGGAATAGAATTAAAAACGGATCCCCAATCTAACATCCATCAGCAGCCCCTGTATTGGCACTTACCCTTGTTTACCAATATTTAA
- a CDS encoding molybdate ABC transporter permease subunit, protein MDHTLLGLNRSKPWVEATIDLPLVLPPTVLGYFGWIGRQDFFNIPLVFSFAGILIASIIVNPPFAIQPIQRAFEAINPEIIEAAQVSILSNWQIFRLIQLPLAWRGITSAAVLTLAHTIGEFGVILMVLGPIPGETKTVSIAIYDKVQSFDTAGAGALALLLLGRSLTAIALAYGVFGKSVSQQRQRRS, encoded by the coding sequence ATTGACCATACCCTCTTAGGCCTCAATAGAAGCAAACCCTGGGTTGAAGCTACCATAGACCTACCGCTCGTTTTACCCCCTACGGTTTTGGGTTATTTTGGTTGGATTGGGCGGCAAGACTTTTTTAATATCCCACTGGTGTTTTCCTTTGCCGGAATTCTCATTGCATCCATCATAGTCAACCCGCCTTTTGCAATACAGCCGATTCAGCGTGCATTTGAAGCTATCAACCCAGAAATTATTGAGGCCGCCCAAGTCAGCATCTTATCCAATTGGCAAATTTTTCGCTTGATTCAGCTTCCGCTGGCATGGAGAGGCATTACCAGTGCAGCAGTACTAACCTTGGCTCACACCATAGGTGAATTTGGGGTCATCCTCATGGTTTTGGGTCCGATCCCCGGGGAAACCAAAACGGTATCGATTGCGATCTACGACAAAGTGCAAAGTTTTGATACCGCAGGCGCCGGCGCACTGGCCTTATTACTGCTTGGTAGATCCCTGACTGCAATTGCCCTTGCATACGGTGTTTTTGGCAAAAGTGTCTCCCAACAGCGCCAACGGAGAAGCTGA
- a CDS encoding ArsR/SmtB family transcription factor, with protein MKLKAKVQKATKNFSPEQMEKVFTHVAAYFNVLSEPARLRIMYAVCGGEKSVSEVVEMCGTSQANVSRHLLALHKSGILMRRKEGVTVDYSIADNATVEMCQTVCAKIAEGIH; from the coding sequence GTGAAATTGAAGGCAAAAGTTCAAAAGGCAACAAAAAACTTCTCTCCAGAACAGATGGAGAAGGTGTTTACACATGTGGCTGCTTATTTCAATGTCCTATCTGAGCCCGCACGTTTACGCATCATGTACGCAGTCTGCGGTGGTGAAAAATCCGTCTCTGAAGTTGTGGAGATGTGTGGTACGAGCCAGGCCAATGTTTCGAGACATTTATTAGCGCTTCATAAATCTGGAATTTTAATGAGGCGAAAAGAGGGTGTGACAGTTGATTACTCGATTGCGGATAACGCAACGGTTGAGATGTGCCAAACAGTCTGCGCAAAGATTGCAGAAGGCATCCATTAA
- a CDS encoding c-type cytochrome: MYKLDKLFARLTVAALSIQCAYAQNTLGSVKFPGIGRNATPAEVMAWDIDVRPDFKGLPKGSGSVQQGQAIWESKCASCHGIFGESNEIFTPIAGGTTTDDVKTGRVASLADRKQSQRTTLMKVPTASTLWDYIYRAMPWNAPRSLTPDDTYALVAFILSLGEIVPDDFVLSNTNIADVQKKMPNRNCMTRNHGFWSVNGKPDVNGSSCMTNCVQFVQIGSTLPDCARNAHGNIAEPNRLYGPYRGSDSTKPPLVKLPGATGEGLAHAADTHAATTKCPAALFKNENCSACYAPNAKLVWPSIADIAAKYKGQSGAQEKLMAKVKNGGSGVWWTIPMPPQSQLSDEDRAALVHWVLTGE, from the coding sequence ATGTACAAGTTGGATAAATTATTTGCTCGCTTGACTGTTGCAGCCTTATCAATTCAATGTGCTTATGCGCAAAATACTCTGGGGTCTGTAAAGTTCCCAGGTATTGGCCGTAATGCCACTCCTGCCGAAGTCATGGCTTGGGATATTGATGTGCGCCCAGACTTTAAAGGCTTGCCAAAAGGATCTGGCTCTGTTCAGCAGGGTCAAGCAATTTGGGAATCCAAGTGCGCTAGCTGTCATGGCATTTTCGGTGAATCTAATGAAATTTTTACTCCGATCGCAGGTGGCACCACTACTGATGACGTAAAGACAGGAAGAGTGGCCTCTTTGGCTGATCGTAAGCAGTCTCAGCGCACTACTTTGATGAAAGTTCCCACGGCCTCTACGTTGTGGGATTACATCTATCGTGCTATGCCTTGGAATGCGCCTAGATCATTAACGCCGGATGATACGTATGCTCTAGTTGCATTTATTTTGAGCTTGGGTGAAATTGTTCCTGATGACTTCGTGCTGAGCAATACCAATATTGCCGACGTACAGAAGAAGATGCCCAATCGCAATTGCATGACACGTAATCATGGTTTCTGGAGTGTGAACGGTAAACCGGATGTGAATGGTTCATCTTGTATGACTAATTGCGTGCAGTTTGTGCAAATTGGCTCTACGCTTCCAGACTGCGCCAGAAATGCCCATGGCAATATTGCAGAGCCAAATCGTTTGTATGGGCCATATCGCGGCTCAGACTCAACCAAGCCACCGCTTGTTAAGTTGCCTGGAGCGACGGGTGAGGGCTTAGCCCATGCCGCTGATACCCATGCTGCCACTACAAAATGCCCTGCAGCATTGTTTAAAAATGAGAATTGCTCAGCATGTTATGCGCCTAATGCTAAATTGGTTTGGCCATCGATTGCCGATATTGCGGCGAAATATAAAGGGCAGAGCGGGGCTCAAGAAAAGCTCATGGCTAAGGTTAAAAACGGGGGTTCGGGAGTATGGTGGACGATTCCAATGCCACCACAATCACAGTTATCGGATGAGGATAGGGCGGCTCTAGTGCATTGGGTGCTTACGGGGGAATAG
- the soxY gene encoding thiosulfate oxidation carrier protein SoxY, with translation MNQQRRSLLKYSAVFGLMASAGLISVAQAQEWNKAAFEGKSLDDVFKILGAGSPDKSGAVTLNAPDIAENGAVVPVGITTTLKAEQMAILVEKNPSALAARFFISSGTEPFVTTRIKMGQTSNVYALVKADGHWSMAVKEVKVILGGCGG, from the coding sequence ATGAATCAGCAGCGACGCAGTTTATTGAAATATTCAGCTGTTTTTGGCTTGATGGCTTCTGCGGGTCTTATTAGCGTAGCCCAAGCTCAAGAGTGGAATAAAGCCGCTTTTGAAGGCAAGAGTCTAGATGACGTATTCAAAATCTTGGGAGCAGGCAGTCCAGATAAATCTGGCGCCGTGACTTTGAATGCTCCAGATATTGCTGAAAATGGCGCAGTAGTTCCAGTTGGGATTACTACAACGTTAAAAGCGGAGCAAATGGCAATCTTGGTTGAGAAAAACCCAAGCGCCTTGGCTGCGCGATTCTTCATTTCTTCTGGTACAGAACCATTTGTTACGACGCGCATCAAAATGGGTCAGACCTCTAACGTATATGCCTTGGTAAAAGCGGATGGCCATTGGAGTATGGCTGTTAAGGAAGTGAAAGTGATTTTAGGTGGTTGTGGCGGCTAA
- the soxZ gene encoding thiosulfate oxidation carrier complex protein SoxZ — protein MADPMRVRAAENGGIVDVKILMKHDMESGQRKDAAGKTIPAWFISTTNVKANGKDVLNGQFGPAVSKDPFLNFKYKGAKGDKIVVSWVDSKGDKRTDEATAS, from the coding sequence ATGGCTGATCCAATGCGCGTTAGAGCTGCTGAGAACGGTGGAATTGTGGATGTAAAGATTTTGATGAAGCACGATATGGAATCTGGTCAGCGTAAAGATGCTGCCGGCAAAACGATTCCTGCATGGTTTATTAGCACCACTAATGTCAAAGCTAATGGCAAAGATGTATTGAATGGTCAGTTTGGTCCAGCGGTTTCTAAGGATCCATTCTTGAACTTCAAATACAAAGGCGCTAAAGGCGACAAGATTGTAGTGAGCTGGGTAGATAGCAAAGGCGACAAGCGTACTGACGAAGCGACTGCTTCTTAA
- the soxX gene encoding sulfur oxidation c-type cytochrome SoxX has translation MLQVFLQNVAVAQQKNDPKFNKMMSDSFKAECIAGLDRIQQDETQKFCSDPVFANSKRGEKMRDKIQKMNMDSIKQSSNGKYIGDWKKGEAIAQSGRGATWTDKADTVIGGGCYNCHQIDPKEISYGNIGSSLTGYGKLRGYSNKVVTYMWNRINNSKEYNACSNMPRFAHFKLLNEQQIQDVMALLLDPESPVNK, from the coding sequence TTGCTGCAAGTTTTTTTACAAAACGTAGCCGTTGCTCAACAAAAGAATGATCCAAAGTTCAACAAAATGATGTCCGATAGCTTTAAAGCCGAATGCATTGCGGGATTGGATCGTATTCAGCAAGATGAAACGCAAAAGTTTTGCTCAGATCCTGTGTTTGCAAACAGTAAGCGGGGCGAAAAGATGCGTGACAAGATTCAAAAAATGAATATGGACTCTATTAAACAGTCATCAAATGGAAAATATATTGGCGATTGGAAAAAGGGTGAGGCAATTGCACAAAGCGGTCGCGGTGCAACGTGGACCGATAAGGCTGATACCGTTATTGGTGGTGGCTGTTATAACTGTCACCAAATTGATCCTAAAGAGATTTCCTATGGAAATATCGGCTCATCATTAACGGGTTATGGAAAACTTCGCGGCTACTCAAACAAAGTGGTGACTTATATGTGGAATCGCATCAATAACTCCAAGGAATATAACGCGTGTAGCAATATGCCACGTTTTGCTCACTTCAAACTCTTAAATGAGCAGCAGATTCAAGATGTCATGGCATTGCTGCTTGATCCTGAATCGCCAGTAAACAAGTAA
- a CDS encoding DsrE family protein, translating into MKKLLSFLAALALALGFCSIATAQSTGNTKVVYHIDDAETQGLNGLRNIRNHLDVSPQTTIIGVTHASGVDLLMEGAKDKKNNTEYAPLASALKSRGVKFEVCEITLKNRNLKKDQFILDADFTPSGVVRVADLQYKDGFAYIKP; encoded by the coding sequence ATGAAAAAACTACTTTCCTTTCTTGCTGCTCTGGCTCTTGCTTTAGGGTTCTGCTCCATTGCAACAGCCCAATCCACCGGCAATACTAAGGTGGTTTATCACATTGACGATGCTGAGACTCAGGGCTTAAATGGTCTACGCAACATTCGCAATCATTTGGATGTGTCGCCACAAACCACCATTATTGGTGTTACTCATGCTAGTGGCGTCGATTTACTAATGGAAGGCGCCAAAGATAAGAAAAACAATACGGAGTACGCTCCATTAGCTTCCGCTTTAAAGTCTCGCGGTGTGAAGTTTGAGGTTTGTGAGATTACTCTGAAGAACCGCAATCTAAAGAAAGACCAATTTATTCTGGATGCGGATTTCACGCCATCAGGTGTGGTACGTGTAGCTGATCTGCAGTACAAGGATGGCTTTGCATACATTAAGCCATAA
- a CDS encoding MBL fold metallo-hydrolase, with the protein MGPAHAPEDLMVYVPSEKVLFAGDLVFRERIQFVGNADSKGLLIALDEIEKLNPSFVIPGHGNYSIKPAEDIAFTRD; encoded by the coding sequence GTGGGGCCTGCACATGCTCCAGAGGATCTGATGGTGTACGTGCCATCAGAAAAGGTGCTTTTTGCTGGGGACTTGGTTTTTAGAGAACGCATCCAATTTGTAGGAAATGCGGATAGCAAGGGGTTGTTAATTGCGCTGGATGAAATAGAAAAACTGAATCCCAGTTTCGTGATTCCGGGGCATGGAAATTATTCGATTAAGCCTGCTGAGGACATCGCTTTTACCAGGGATTGA